The following coding sequences are from one Capsicum annuum cultivar UCD-10X-F1 chromosome 3, UCD10Xv1.1, whole genome shotgun sequence window:
- the LOC107864525 gene encoding GATA transcription factor 1, producing MDALDPTSAACFMVDDDLLNFSLEDDEDDEKSTTTSKNNPTSYSSQSSNNPLVDNLLPLNHPECVEEELEWLSNKDAFPAIEFGILSDNPGMVFDHHSPVSVLENSSSTSHSSGNGVASGNAYMSCSANLKVPVNYPVRARSKRRRRRRRGGFADMPSERCLPVKQASFKNVKKREPLLSLPRKSAANIGRKCQHCGADQTPQWRAGPLGPKTLCNACGVRYKSGRLLPEYRPANSPTFSPSVHSNSHRKVLEMRKHKIGVGGMLIHEACGYRVGQ from the exons atgGATGCTTTGGACCCAACAAGTGCTGCATGTTTCATGGTAGATGATGACCTTCTCAATTTCTCTTTGGAAGATGATGAGGATGATGAAAAGTCTACTACTACTAGCAAAAACAACCCTACTTCTTATTCTTCTCAATCTTCTAATAACCCTCTTGTTGACAACCTTCTTCCCCTTAACCACCCT GAATGTGTAGAGGAAGAATTGGAATGGCTGTCAAACAAAGATGCATTTCCAGCGATAGAGTTTGGGATACTTTCCGATAACCCGGGTATGGTATTTGATCACCATAGCCCAGTTTCAGTGCTGGAGAATAGTAGCAGCACCAGCCACAGCAGTGGCAATGGCGTTGCTAGTGGAAATGCGTATATGAGCTGCTCTGCCAACTTAAAAGTCCCGGTTAATTACCCTGTTCGTGCACGGAGCAAGAGAAGACGTAGAAGGCGTAGAGGCGGGTTTGCTGACATGCCAAGCGAGCGTTGTCTGCCGGTGAAGCAAGCAAGTTTCAAGAACGTTAAGAAGCGTGAGCCATTGCTTTCGTTACCGAGGAAGAGTGCTGCTAACATTGGGAGGAAGTGCCAACACTGTGGAGCTGATCAGACCCCACAATGGCGAGCTGGTCCTCTGGGGCCGAAAACACTCTGTAATGCTTGTGGAGTGCGCTATAAGTCAGGCAGGCTGTTGCCAGAGTATCGCCCGGCTAATAGCCCTACTTTCTCTCCTTCTGTTCATTCCAATTCCCACCGGAAGGTTTTGGAGATGAGAAAGCATAAGATTGGAGTGGGAGGAATGTTGATTCATGAAGCTTGTGGATATAGGGTAGGACAGTAG